From the genome of Streptacidiphilus sp. PB12-B1b:
GCAGCCCGCCGACCAGGTACGGCTCCCAGGACTCCGGATCGGCCCAGTCCCGGACGTTCTCGGTGGCCCGGACCAGCACGGTCGGCGCCACCACCGGCACCGGCTCGGCCGCCTGGAGCAGCCGGACGTTGTTGACCGTGGCGTCCAGCACCAGGCCGCGCTGGTCGGCGCTGAGGTGACGGGTCTCGCCGTCGCTGCGCCCGAGGTAGTCCACGATCCTGGCGCGGACCACGGCCGGGTCGTCCGGCAGCTGCTGCGGATCGCCGTGGATGCGGGTGTACGCCTCGTACATGTCGGCCAGCACCTGCTGCACGGACTGCGTCCGGCGCAGTTCGGCGGCGACCGGGTAGGAGTCGAGCAGCACCAGCAGGCCCACCTTCTCGCCCTGCTGCTCCAGTTCGGCCGCCAGCGCCTGGGCCAGGCCGCCGCCCAGCGACCAGCCCAGCAGGTGGTACGGGCCGGTCGGCTGGACGGAGCGGATCCGGGCGGTGAAGTCGGCCAGCAGCTCCGGCAGCGACCCGGCGAACGCGTCGGCGCCGTCCAGGCCGCGCGTCTGCAGCCCGTACACCGGCCGGTCCGGGTCCAGGGTGCGCAGCAGGCCGGAGTAGCACCAGCTGAGGCCGCCGACCGGGTGCAGGCAGAACAGCGGGGGCAGCGAGCCCGTGGTCCGCAGCGGCAGCACCGCGTCGAAGCCGCCGGCCGCGCCCTCGCCGTCCAGCCGCCGCAGCAGCGCGGCCGGGGTCGGCGCCTCGAACACGGCCCGCACCGGTATGTCCGCGCCGAGCACCGGCCCGGCCAGGGCGGTCAGCCTGGACGCCAGCAGCGAGTGGCCGCCGCGGTCGAAGAAGTTGTCGTCCACACCGACCTCCGCCACCCCCAGCACCTCGGCGAACAGGGCGCACAGCACCTGCTCGCGGGCGGAGCGCGGCGGCCGTCCGGCGGCGGCCGCCTGCTGCGGCGCGGGCAGGGCCTTCAGGTCGGTCTTGCCGGTCGGGGTCAGCGGCAGGCCGGGCAGCTGCACCACGGTCGAGGGGACCATGTGGTCGGGCAGTTCGGCCCGGACCAGCTCGCGCAGCTCCGCCGGGTCCAGGTCGGCCCCCTGCGGCACCACGTAGCCGACCAGCCGACGGTCGCCCGGGCGGTCCTCGCGGACGACGACGGCGGCGGCGGCCACCCCCGGGCAGCCCAGCAGCGCGGCCTCCACCTCGCCCGGCTCGATCCGGAAGCCGCGCAGCTTCAGCTGCCCGTCGGTCCGGCCGAGGAACTCCAGCTGCCCGTCGCGGCGGCGCCGGCCCAGGTCGCCGGTGCGGTACATGCGCGACCCGGCCGGTCCGAACGGGTCCGCCACGAACCGGCCGGCGGTCACCGCCGCGCGGTTCAGGTAGCCGCGGGCGACCCCGGCCCCGGCCAGGAACATCTCCCCGGGCACGCCCGGCGGCACCGGCCGCAGCCGCTCGTCCAGCACGTACACGCGCACGCCCGGCAGCGGCCGTCCGATGGGCTGCCGGACCAGACCCGCGTCCGGGTCGCTCAGCGCGCAGGCCGCCTCGACCGTGGTCTCGGTCGGGCCGTAGCCGTTGACCAGGCGACGGCCCCGGCCCCAGCGCTCCACCAACTGCGGCGCGCACGCCTCGCCGCCGGTGATCAGCGTGGCCAGCGCGGGCAGCTCCACCGGCGGCACCCCGGCCAGCACCGCGGGCGGCATGTGCGCGTGGGTGATCTGCTGCTCGGCCAGGAAGGACGCCAACTCCGCACCCACCGGGGCGTGTTCGGGCACCACCAGGCAGGCCCCGGTGAACAGCGCCATGGCCAGCTCGGAGACGGAGACGTCGAAGCTGGGCGAGACGAACTGGATCACCCTGCTGCCCGGGCCCGCGCCGTGCGCGGCCGCACGGTTGGCGGTCAGCCCGGCCAGGCCGCGGTGCGTGACCACGACGCCCTTGGGCGTGCCGGTCGAACCGGAGGTGTAGATGACGTAGGCGGGGTGGTCCGGCCGCAGCGGTGTGCGGCGTTCGGCGTCGGTGACGTCCTCGCTGCGGTACCCGCCGACCTCGGCGGCGGTGCCGGGGTGGTCGAGCAGCAGCACCGGCGCATCGGTGCCGGGCAGGTCGGCGGCGACCTGGGCGGTGCTGAGGACGGCGATCGGCGCGGCGTCCTGCAGCATCAGCGCCAGCCGCCGGGGCGGGTAGGCCGGGTCCAGCGGCAGGTAGGCCGCGCCCGCCTTGGCCACCGCCAGCACCGCGACGACCATGTCCACCGAGCGGGGCAGCGCGATGGCGACGAAGGTCTCCGGCCCGGCCCCGGCCGCGATCAGCCTGCGGGCCAGCCGGTTGGCGCGGGCGTTCAACGCGGCGTAGCTGGCGGTCTCCGCGCCGCACTGCACCGCCGGGGCGTCCGGGACGGCCGCCGCCTGCGCCTGGAACAGCTCCGGCAGGGTGCGCGGCGCCGGGGCCGGTTCGCCCTGCCAGTCGGCGGCCAGGGCGCGCCGCTCCTGCTCGGAGAGCAGCTCCAGCGAGCCGATCGGGCGCGCCGGATCGGCCGCCGCAGCGGCCAGCAGCCGGGACAGCCGGTCGGCGACGGCCGCCGCGCCGTCGCGGTCGAACTGCGCGGCGGCGTACTCGACCACCCCGCGCAGCCCGGTCGGGGTGCCGTCGGCCGCCCGGGTCTCGGCGATGCTGAAGGACAGGTCGAACTTGGCCACCCCCACCCCGAACTCCTCGAAGCCGACGTCCAGGCCGGTCAGCCGCATCTGCGGCTCGGCGTTGTTCTGGAACGTCAGCATCACCTGCACCAGCGGGTGGGCCGCGGCGGAGCGGACCGGGTTCAGCTCCTCGACCAGGCGCTCGAAGGGCACGTCCTGGTGGGCGTAGGCGGCCAGGTCGCTCTCGCGGACCCGCTCCAGCAGCGCCCGGAAGGACGGGTCGCCGGACGTGTCGGTGCGCAGCACCAGGGTGTTGACGAAGAAGCCGACCAGCTCGTCCAGGGCCGGGTCGGAGCGGCCCGCGACGGCCGCCCCCAGGGGGATGTCCGCCCCCGCGCCCAGGCGGCTGAGCAGCGCCGCGATCCCTGCCTGGACGACCATGAACAGGGTCGAGTCGGCGGCCCTGGCCAGCTCCGCCAGCCCCCGGTGCGCCTCGGCGTCCAGGGCGAACTCCACCGTGCCGCCCCGGTGGTCGGCGACCACCGGGCGCGGCCGGTCGCCGGGCAGCTCCAGCAGCTCCGGCGCACCGTCCAGGGCCTGACGCCAGTAGGCGAGTTGGCGGCCGAGCGGGCTGTCCGGGTCCTGCTCGTCGCCGAGTTGCTCGCGCTGCCACAGGGCGTAGTCGGCGTAGTGCACCGGCAGCGGCTCCCACTGCGGGGGGCCGCCGGCCTGCCGGGCGTTGTAGGCGCGGGCGAGGTCCCGCAGCAGCGGGGCGACCGAGGCGCCGTCCCCGGCGATGTGGTGCACCAGCAGCAGCAGGACGTGCTGCTGCGGGCCGAGCCGCAGCACGGTCGCCCGCAGCGGCAGCTCCTCGGACAGGTCGAAGCAGTGCCGGGACGCCTCCAGCAGCAGCCCGGGCCCGTCCTGCGGGGCGGCCTCCAGCAGCACCGGCACCGGCCGGGCCGACTCGGCCGGGCGGACGAACTGGTAGGGGACGCCGTCCTGTTCGCGGATGACCGAGCGGAGGATCTCGTGCCGGTCGGTCAGGTCGCCCAGGGCGGCGGTGAGCGCGTCCAGGTCCAGCTGCCCGGTGAGCCGCAGCGGCATGGGGATGTTGTAGGTGGGGCTGGGCCCCTCCATCCGGTGCAGGAACCACAGCCGCCGCTGCGCGTAGGAGAGCGGCACCAGCTCGGGGCGGTCGGCGGCGCGCAGCGGCCGGGTCTGCGGGCCGCCGACCGCCCGCTCCAGCCTGCGGGCCAGGGCGGCGACCGTGGGCGCCTCGAACAGCTCCCGGACCGGCAGCGCCACCTGGAAGGCGGCCCGCACCCGCCCCAGCAGCTTGATCGCGGACAGCGAGTGGCCGCCGAGCGCGAAGAAGTCGTCGTCGGGGGCGACCTGCGGGTGGCCCAGCACCTCGGCGAAGAGGCCGCAGAGGATCTCCTCCCGGGGGCTCAGCTCGCGCGCCTGCGGCGCGTCCCGGGTCGGCGCCTGCGGCGCCGTGGCGGCGGGCGCGTCGGCGGGCGCGGGTGCGGCAGCCAGGGCGGGGGCCCGGAGCGCTGCTTGTTGCTCGGCGGGAAACACCGGCAGCGCCCCCAGCGCGGAGCCGGGCCGCTCGGCCACGGCCTCCAGCAGCCGGACGACCTGGTCCAGCACGGTCCGTGCGGCGGCCTCGGAGTAGTGGTCGGGGCGGTACTCCAGCCGCAGCAGCAGACGCCGACCGGCCAGGCCGGCGATCAGCCGCAGCGGGTAGTGCGCCGCGTCCCGGCCGGACACCCCGGCGACCCGCAGCCCGCCGTACTCGGCGCGCGCCGCCTCTCCGCCGGGGTAGTTCTCGACGGTGAGCACCGTGTCGAACAGATCCCCCCGGCCCACCAGCCGCTGCACGTCGCCCAGGCGCGCGTGCTGGTGCCCCAGCAGCAGCGCCTGCTCCCGCTGGAGCCGAACCAGGTTGGCGGCCAGCGTCTCCTGCTGCTCCAGCCTGACCCGGACCGGAACGGTGTTGATGAACATCCCGACCATGGTCTCCACACCGGGCAGCTCCGGCGGACGGCCGGAGACCACCGAGCCGAACACCACGTCCGTGCGCCCGGTCAGCTCCGCCAGCACCAGCGCCCACACGCCCTGGAGCAGGGTGTTCACCGTGACGCCGATCCCCCGGACGCCACTCAGCAGCGTGTCGGTCAGCTGCTCCGGGAGGTCCTCGGCCAGCAGTCCGGGCAGCACCGGCGGCCGGTCCTGGCCCGGGCCGACCACCAGGCTCGGACCGGGCAGGCCCTCGAGCGCCCGGCGCCACGCCTCCCTGGTCGCCTCCGGGTCCTGGCGGCTCAGCCAGCCCAGATAGTCGCGGTAGGGGGTGACCGGCG
Proteins encoded in this window:
- a CDS encoding non-ribosomal peptide synthetase, with translation MKTSGIEDILPLAPLQEGLLFHTLTDESDAEVYNTQLVMELEGPLDAGRLRGAAQALLRRHANLRAAFRQRKNGQAIQVIARDVPLPWSETDLSGLPAGEREPGLIEMLEADRVARFDLAAAPALRFTLVRLGETDHRLVMTAHHILIDGWSAPQLQRELLTLYADRGDSGGLPPVTPYRDYLGWLSRQDPEATREAWRRALEGLPGPSLVVGPGQDRPPVLPGLLAEDLPEQLTDTLLSGVRGIGVTVNTLLQGVWALVLAELTGRTDVVFGSVVSGRPPELPGVETMVGMFINTVPVRVRLEQQETLAANLVRLQREQALLLGHQHARLGDVQRLVGRGDLFDTVLTVENYPGGEAARAEYGGLRVAGVSGRDAAHYPLRLIAGLAGRRLLLRLEYRPDHYSEAAARTVLDQVVRLLEAVAERPGSALGALPVFPAEQQAALRAPALAAAPAPADAPAATAPQAPTRDAPQARELSPREEILCGLFAEVLGHPQVAPDDDFFALGGHSLSAIKLLGRVRAAFQVALPVRELFEAPTVAALARRLERAVGGPQTRPLRAADRPELVPLSYAQRRLWFLHRMEGPSPTYNIPMPLRLTGQLDLDALTAALGDLTDRHEILRSVIREQDGVPYQFVRPAESARPVPVLLEAAPQDGPGLLLEASRHCFDLSEELPLRATVLRLGPQQHVLLLLVHHIAGDGASVAPLLRDLARAYNARQAGGPPQWEPLPVHYADYALWQREQLGDEQDPDSPLGRQLAYWRQALDGAPELLELPGDRPRPVVADHRGGTVEFALDAEAHRGLAELARAADSTLFMVVQAGIAALLSRLGAGADIPLGAAVAGRSDPALDELVGFFVNTLVLRTDTSGDPSFRALLERVRESDLAAYAHQDVPFERLVEELNPVRSAAAHPLVQVMLTFQNNAEPQMRLTGLDVGFEEFGVGVAKFDLSFSIAETRAADGTPTGLRGVVEYAAAQFDRDGAAAVADRLSRLLAAAAADPARPIGSLELLSEQERRALAADWQGEPAPAPRTLPELFQAQAAAVPDAPAVQCGAETASYAALNARANRLARRLIAAGAGPETFVAIALPRSVDMVVAVLAVAKAGAAYLPLDPAYPPRRLALMLQDAAPIAVLSTAQVAADLPGTDAPVLLLDHPGTAAEVGGYRSEDVTDAERRTPLRPDHPAYVIYTSGSTGTPKGVVVTHRGLAGLTANRAAAHGAGPGSRVIQFVSPSFDVSVSELAMALFTGACLVVPEHAPVGAELASFLAEQQITHAHMPPAVLAGVPPVELPALATLITGGEACAPQLVERWGRGRRLVNGYGPTETTVEAACALSDPDAGLVRQPIGRPLPGVRVYVLDERLRPVPPGVPGEMFLAGAGVARGYLNRAAVTAGRFVADPFGPAGSRMYRTGDLGRRRRDGQLEFLGRTDGQLKLRGFRIEPGEVEAALLGCPGVAAAAVVVREDRPGDRRLVGYVVPQGADLDPAELRELVRAELPDHMVPSTVVQLPGLPLTPTGKTDLKALPAPQQAAAAGRPPRSAREQVLCALFAEVLGVAEVGVDDNFFDRGGHSLLASRLTALAGPVLGADIPVRAVFEAPTPAALLRRLDGEGAAGGFDAVLPLRTTGSLPPLFCLHPVGGLSWCYSGLLRTLDPDRPVYGLQTRGLDGADAFAGSLPELLADFTARIRSVQPTGPYHLLGWSLGGGLAQALAAELEQQGEKVGLLVLLDSYPVAAELRRTQSVQQVLADMYEAYTRIHGDPQQLPDDPAVVRARIVDYLGRSDGETRHLSADQRGLVLDATVNNVRLLQAAEPVPVVAPTVLVRATENVRDWADPESWEPYLVGGLRMHEVAATHEGMMAPEPAALIGRLLSGLL